The proteins below are encoded in one region of Helianthus annuus cultivar XRQ/B chromosome 2, HanXRQr2.0-SUNRISE, whole genome shotgun sequence:
- the LOC110909840 gene encoding 3-beta-hydroxylase, with protein sequence MPIIIVAFTIISIFIVFKWYSSTSNPKKNRPPSPLKLPIIGNLHQLGSNPHRSLQTITKKHGPLVLIQLGNVPALVASSAETACEILKTHDLIFASRPKLSITNTLTYGSKSIAFSPYGEYWRQVRSLAVLQLLSNKRVQSFRQVREQETQVMIDTIAKSCGSVIDLSELISSFTNNVICRVALGRTCGEPEFIDLLIRFTYLAGCFSIGDYIPWLSWVDRLSGLVARTKQAAQEFDEFLEGVLEEHISKKKMVDGDQNGSDKRQDLVDILLDLQTEKTTNFILHRDVIKAAIMDVFAAGTDTTSTAIEWAISELIRHPRVMKTLQREVREIANGKPMITEDDLEKMTYLQAVLKEAMRLHAPLPLLISRESTKDVKVMGYDISAGTQVFVNAWAIGRDPSRWVEPEKFHPERFLNNPIDYKGLNFEFIPFGVGRRGCPAIQFATPVYELAIANLVYKYDFALPEEVNGEELDMTEITGLTLRRKSPLLVVATPHFG encoded by the exons ATGCCTATAATTATTGTAGCCTTCACCATAATATCAATCTTCATCGTCTTCAAATGGTATTCATCTACTtcaaaccctaaaaaaaaccgaCCACCATCCCCGCTAAAGCTTCCAATCATTGGAAACCTTCATCAACTAGGCTCGAACCCACACCGCTCTCTCCAAACCATAACCAAAAAACACGGTCCACTCGTACTCATTCAACTAGGCAATGTGCCTGCACTTGTAGCGTCATCGGCTGAAACAGCCTGTGAGATCTTGAAAACCCATGATCTAATCTTTGCAAGCAGACCAAAATTAAGTATAACCAACACGCTTACTTACGGATCTAAGAGCATAGCATTTTCCCCGTATGGAGAGTACTGGAGGCAGGTGAGGAGCCTTGCTGTGCTCCAACTTTTGAGTAACAAACGAGTTCAATCGTTTCGACAAGTTAGAGAACAAGAGACTCAAGTTATGATCGATACGATTGCTAAAAGTTGTGGATCGGTGATTGATTTAAGCGAGTTGATAAGTTCATTTACAAATAATGTAATTTGTAGAGTGGCATTAGGGAGAACATGTGGAGAACCGGAGTTTATTGACTTGTTGATACGGTTTACTTATCTTGCTGGTTGTTTTTCGATCGGGGACTATATTCCGTGGTTGTCATGGGTGGATCGATTGAGTGGTTTAGTGGCAAGAACTAAACAAGCTGCTCAAGAATTTGATGAGTTTCTTGagggtgttcttgaagaacatatAAGTAAGAAAAAGATGGTGGATGGTGATCAAAATGGAAGTGACAAACGCCAAGATCTAGTTGACATCTTACTAGATCTACAAACAGAAAAGACCACCAACTTTATCCTTCATAGGGATGTTATTAAAGCTGCCATCATG GACGTATTTGCTGCTGGAACTGATACTACATCCACTGCAATCGAGTGGGCAATTAGTGAGCTAATAAGACATCCAAGAGTTATGAAAACGTTACAAAGAGAAGTCAGAGAAATAGCTAATGGAAAACCCATGATTACCGAGGATGATTTGGAGAAAATGACCTACTTACAAGCTGTCCTCAAAGAGGCTATGCGATTGCATGCACCACTTCCATTACTCATTTCCCGAGAATCAACAAAAGATGTCAAAGTTATGGGGTACGACATTTCAGCAGGTACACAAGTATTTGTTAATGCATGGGCGATAGGAAGAGATCCTTCACGATGGGTGGAACCTGAGAAGTTTCATCCAGAGAGGTTTTTAAACAATCCTATCGACTATAAAGGGCTTAACTTTGAGTTCATTCCATTTGGTGTGGGAAGGAGAGGCTGTCCAGCTATTCAGTTTGCAACACCGGTTTACGAGCTCGCTATAGCAAACTTAGTGTACAAATATGACTTCGCGTTGCCAGAAGAGGTGAACGGTGAAGAACTTGACATGACTGAGATCACTGGCCTTACACTTCGAAGGAAGTCCCCTTTACTGGTTGTGGCAACTCCACATTTCGGATAG
- the LOC110909812 gene encoding 3-beta-hydroxylase-like — translation MPIIIVAFTIISIFIVFKWYSSTSNPKKNRPPSPLKLPIIGNLHQLGSNPHRSLQTITKKHGPLVLIQLGNVPALVASSAETACEILKTHDLIFASRPKLSITNTLTYGSKSIAFSPYGEYWRQVRSLAVLQLLSNKRVQSFRQVREQETQVMIDTIAKSCGSVIDLSELISSFTNNVICRVALGRTYGEPEFIDLLIRFTYLAGCFSIGDYIPWLSWVDRLSGLVARTKQAAQEFDEFLEGVLEEHISKKKMVDGDQNGSDKRQDLVDILLDLQTEKTTNFILHRDVIKAAIMDVFAAGTDTTSTAIEWAISELIRHPRVMKTLQKEVREIANGKPMITEDDLEKMTYLQAVLKEAMRLHAPLPLLISRESTKDVKLMGYDISAGTQVFVNAWAIGRDPSRWVEPVKFHPERFLNNPIDYKGLNFEFIPFGVGRRGCPAIQFATPVYELAIANLVYKYDFALPEEVNGEELDMTEITGLTLRRKSPLLVVATPHFG, via the exons ATGCCTATAATTATTGTAGCCTTCACCATAATATCAATCTTCATCGTCTTCAAATGGTATTCATCTACTtcaaaccctaaaaaaaaccgaCCACCATCCCCGCTAAAGCTTCCAATCATTGGAAACCTTCATCAACTAGGCTCGAACCCACACCGCTCTCTCCAAACCATAACCAAAAAACACGGTCCACTCGTACTCATTCAACTAGGCAATGTGCCTGCACTTGTAGCGTCATCGGCTGAAACAGCCTGTGAGATCTTGAAAACCCATGATCTAATCTTTGCAAGCAGACCAAAATTAAGTATAACCAACACGCTTACTTACGGATCTAAGAGCATAGCATTTTCCCCGTATGGAGAGTACTGGAGGCAGGTGAGGAGCCTTGCTGTGCTCCAACTTTTGAGTAACAAACGAGTTCAATCGTTTCGACAAGTTAGAGAACAAGAGACCCAAGTTATGATCGATACGATTGCTAAAAGTTGTGGATCGGTGATTGATTTAAGCGAGTTGATAAGTTCATTTACAAATAATGTAATTTGTAGAGTGGCATTAGGGAGAACATATGGAGAACCGGAGTTTATTGATTTGTTGATACGGTTTACTTATCTTGCTGGTTGTTTTTCTATCGGGGACTATATTCCGTGGTTGTCATGGGTGGATCGATTGAGTGGTTTAGTGGCGAGAACTAAACAAGCTGCTCAAGAATTTGATGAGTTTCTTGagggtgttcttgaagaacatatAAGTAAGAAAAAGATGGTGGATGGTGATCAAAATGGAAGTGACAAACGCCAAGATCTAGTTGACATCTTACTAGATCTACAAACAGAAAAGACCACCAACTTTATCCTTCATAGGGATGTTATTAAAGCTGCCATCATG GACGTATTTGCTGCTGGAACTGATACTACATCCACCGCAATCGAGTGGGCAATTAGTGAGCTAATAAGACATCCAAGAGTTATGAAAACGTTACAAAAAGAGGTCAGAGAAATAGCTAATGGAAAACCCATGATTACCGAGGATGATTTGGAGAAAATGACCTACTTACAAGCTGTCCTCAAAGAGGCTATGCGATTGCATGCACCACTTCCATTACTCATTTCCCGAGAATCAACAAAAGATGTCAAACTTATGGGGTACGACATTTCAGCAGGTACACAAGTATTTGTTAATGCATGGGCGATAGGAAGAGATCCTTCACGATGGGTGGAACCCGTGAAGTTTCATCCAGAGAGGTTTTTAAACAATCCTATCGACTATAAAGGACTTAACTTTGAGTTCATTCCATTTGGTGTGGGAAGGAGAGGGTGTCCAGCTATTCAGTTTGCAACACCTGTTTACGAGCTCGCTATAGCAAACTTAGTGTACAAATATGACTTCGCATTGCCAGAAGAGGTGAACGGTGAAGAACTTGACATGACTGAGATCACTGGCCTTACACTTCGTAGGAAGTCCCCTTTATTGGTTGTGGCAACTCCTCATTTCGGATAG